In a genomic window of Lycium ferocissimum isolate CSIRO_LF1 chromosome 9, AGI_CSIRO_Lferr_CH_V1, whole genome shotgun sequence:
- the LOC132032049 gene encoding uncharacterized protein LOC132032049, translated as MSNLSKLEFVALDIIGSNYLSWVLDAEIHLEAKGLGDTIIQGNESSSQDKAKAMIFLRHHLYELLKSEYLTVKDPLELWNNLKDRYEHLKLTVLPKARYDWMHLRLQDFKTVTDYNSAIHQVSSVLKLCGETITDEDLLEKTFTTFHASNVLLQQE; from the coding sequence ATGTCGAACTTATCAAAGCTTGAATTTGTAGCACTTGACATTATCGGAAGCAATTATTTATCATGGGTCCTTGATGCTGAAATTCACCTTGAGGCTAAAGGTCTTGGGGATACTATTATACAGGGAAATGAATCATCAAGTCAAGATAAAGCCAAGGCTATGATTTTCCTTCGTCATCATCTCTATGAATTATTAAAAAGCGAATATTTAACTGTGAAAGATCCACTTGAATTGTGGAATAATTTGAAGGATCGATATGAACACCTAAAGCTGACGGTATTACCGAAAGCTCGATATGACTGGATGCATCTCCGACTCCAAGATTTTAAAACTGTAACTGATTATAATTCTGCTATCCATCAAGTAAGTTCTGTATTAAAATTGTGTGGAGAAACTATCACTGATGAGGACTTACTGGAGAAAACTTTTACCACTTTTCATGCTTCAAATGTGTTGCTACAACAGGAATAG